The Stappia sp. genome window below encodes:
- a CDS encoding TetR/AcrR family transcriptional regulator, with amino-acid sequence MTDILATEKGTNDQAATRDGTTSAAAQETRRRIVETANELFHVYGYQKTTVADIARELGMSPANVYRFFASKADLTRAVTGLVTADLRAVMTGGTGEADLSPGERLRAMVRRHFHHMRERYADNRKIHDLLEAAMEEAWDEIETHKAAMRASFGAVIAEGIASGDFAEQDPETAAMLFQHSLIMFFHPALVAQSCRCLPEGHQDRLFEPMVDFALAALRDGRFRELPDDLKHPPAS; translated from the coding sequence ATGACCGACATTCTGGCGACGGAAAAAGGGACCAACGATCAGGCGGCGACCCGCGACGGCACCACCAGTGCCGCCGCGCAGGAGACGCGCCGACGGATCGTGGAAACGGCGAACGAGCTGTTTCACGTCTACGGCTATCAGAAGACGACGGTTGCCGACATCGCCCGCGAGCTCGGCATGTCGCCGGCCAATGTCTATCGCTTCTTCGCCTCCAAGGCGGATCTGACGCGCGCCGTCACGGGTCTGGTGACCGCGGACCTGCGCGCCGTGATGACGGGCGGGACGGGCGAGGCCGACCTGAGCCCGGGCGAGCGGCTGCGGGCCATGGTGCGCCGCCACTTCCATCACATGCGCGAGCGCTACGCCGACAATCGCAAAATCCACGATCTGCTCGAGGCGGCGATGGAGGAAGCCTGGGACGAGATCGAGACCCACAAGGCGGCCATGCGCGCAAGCTTCGGCGCCGTGATCGCCGAGGGCATCGCCTCGGGCGACTTCGCCGAACAGGATCCGGAGACGGCGGCGATGCTGTTCCAGCATTCGCTGATCATGTTCTTCCACCCGGCGCTGGTCGCCCAGTCCTGCCGCTGCCTGCCGGAAGGGCATCAGGATCGTCTGTTCGAGCCGATGGTGGATTTCGCCCTCGCAGCCCTGCGCGACGGGCGTTTTCGCGAACTTCCCGACGACCTCAAGCATCCGCCCGCGTCCTGA
- a CDS encoding TRAP transporter substrate-binding protein, whose product MTSRRGTGTETPGATQRREASGSAGGGLSRRAALGVVGASAVAGLARPAIAQPTIEWKMATAWPADLPGPGRSAQRICDAIAEMSDGRMRVRLFPVNELVPAGQVFDAVSSGTAQMGHAASAYWQERMPAAVFFTAIPFGLMPHEHVTWIEQAGGQELWVKLYEPYGVRPFMGGNSGAQMGGWFTRPVATPEDFRDLKVRMPGLGGEVMRRLGATPVSLPPGELVSSLRSGLIEAAEFLGPADDRALGFQDVAKLYYAPGFHEPNGLSEALVNAVAFDGLADDLKAIVQAACRAETLASMAEGDWRNAEALHLLTTEDGVEVRRYPPPVLEALRATAGDVVNGYAEAGGLERDVYKSYFRCMNKLRPWSRATTRWFLEGRDG is encoded by the coding sequence ATGACGAGCCGCCGGGGCACAGGAACCGAGACGCCGGGCGCGACGCAGCGTCGGGAGGCGTCCGGGTCGGCCGGCGGTGGCCTGTCGCGGCGGGCCGCGCTGGGCGTCGTCGGGGCCTCGGCCGTGGCCGGACTTGCGCGGCCGGCGATCGCGCAGCCGACGATCGAATGGAAGATGGCGACCGCCTGGCCGGCGGACCTGCCGGGTCCGGGCCGCTCCGCGCAACGCATCTGCGATGCGATCGCGGAGATGAGCGACGGCCGCATGCGGGTGCGCCTGTTTCCCGTCAACGAACTCGTGCCGGCGGGGCAGGTCTTCGATGCGGTGTCCTCCGGCACGGCGCAGATGGGGCACGCGGCCTCCGCCTACTGGCAGGAGCGCATGCCCGCCGCGGTCTTCTTCACCGCCATTCCCTTCGGCTTGATGCCCCATGAGCACGTCACCTGGATCGAGCAGGCCGGCGGGCAGGAGCTCTGGGTCAAGCTTTACGAGCCCTATGGCGTGCGTCCCTTCATGGGCGGCAACAGCGGGGCGCAGATGGGCGGCTGGTTCACCCGGCCCGTCGCGACGCCGGAGGATTTCAGGGATCTGAAGGTCCGCATGCCGGGGCTTGGCGGCGAAGTCATGCGCCGGCTCGGCGCGACGCCGGTGTCGCTGCCGCCGGGCGAACTCGTGTCGTCCCTGCGCAGCGGGCTGATCGAGGCGGCGGAGTTTCTCGGGCCGGCCGACGACCGGGCGCTCGGCTTCCAGGACGTGGCGAAGCTCTATTATGCGCCGGGGTTTCACGAGCCCAACGGCCTGAGCGAGGCGCTGGTCAATGCGGTGGCCTTCGACGGGCTGGCGGACGACCTCAAGGCGATCGTGCAGGCGGCGTGCCGGGCGGAGACGCTGGCGTCGATGGCGGAGGGCGACTGGCGCAACGCCGAGGCGCTGCATCTGCTCACCACGGAGGACGGCGTTGAGGTGCGCCGCTATCCCCCGCCGGTGCTCGAGGCGCTGCGCGCCACGGCCGGCGACGTGGTCAACGGCTATGCCGAGGCCGGCGGTCTGGAGCGCGACGTCTACAAGAGCTATTTCCGCTGCATGAACAAGCTCAGGCCGTGGAGCCGGGCGACCACGCGCTGGTTCCTCGAAGGGCGCGACGGCTGA
- a CDS encoding Lrp/AsnC ligand binding domain-containing protein, which translates to MVPFFVMIKCHLGKAYQVANAIADAEIASEIYSTAGDYDLLVKFYVDDDADIGHFVNEKVHPFDGILDTKTIITFKAF; encoded by the coding sequence ATGGTTCCCTTTTTCGTGATGATCAAATGCCACCTCGGCAAGGCCTATCAGGTCGCCAATGCCATCGCCGACGCCGAGATCGCCTCCGAGATCTATTCGACCGCCGGCGATTACGATCTTCTGGTCAAGTTCTATGTCGACGACGATGCCGACATCGGACACTTCGTGAACGAGAAGGTCCACCCCTTCGACGGCATCCTCGACACCAAGACCATCATCACCTTCAAGGCGTTCTGA
- a CDS encoding DMT family transporter: MSRTRADAPPATSASPAADLNAYNPGLGIALKVGSALVFTGMVALVKLLDGRYPVGEVIFARSFFGLIPVLIMVWWRGEGPGVFLTRRPFGHIGRAIVGGSAMAMWFAALARLPLPDATAISFSAPLITVVFAALILKERVRIYRWTAVAVGFAGIMIILSPHLGAGEASRDTAVGAGFAFGAAVFMALAMITVRRLTNTERTSTIVIWFAWVTAVLALMTAPFGWVVPDAGDAIMLVSIGLFGGVGQILLTQSYRYADASTIAPFDYTTMLWTVIVGWAVFAELPTIEVLIGAVFVIGAGVFVIYRESRLGLDRSKERRTTTPSKA; encoded by the coding sequence ATGTCCCGCACGCGCGCCGATGCGCCCCCCGCGACCTCCGCGTCGCCCGCCGCCGATCTCAACGCCTACAATCCCGGTCTCGGCATCGCCCTGAAGGTGGGCTCGGCGCTCGTCTTCACCGGCATGGTGGCGCTGGTGAAACTGCTGGACGGGCGCTATCCGGTCGGCGAGGTGATCTTCGCGCGCAGTTTCTTCGGCCTCATCCCGGTGCTCATCATGGTCTGGTGGCGCGGCGAGGGGCCGGGCGTGTTTCTGACCCGGCGGCCCTTCGGGCACATCGGCCGCGCCATCGTCGGCGGATCGGCGATGGCCATGTGGTTCGCGGCACTCGCGCGCCTGCCGTTGCCCGACGCGACGGCGATCAGCTTTTCCGCGCCGCTGATCACGGTGGTCTTCGCGGCGCTGATTCTGAAGGAGCGGGTGCGGATCTACCGCTGGACGGCGGTCGCCGTCGGTTTCGCAGGGATCATGATCATCCTGTCGCCGCATCTGGGGGCGGGCGAGGCGTCGCGGGACACGGCGGTGGGGGCGGGGTTCGCCTTCGGCGCTGCGGTGTTCATGGCGCTGGCGATGATCACGGTGCGGCGGCTGACAAACACGGAACGGACCTCGACCATCGTCATCTGGTTTGCCTGGGTGACCGCCGTGCTGGCGCTGATGACGGCGCCCTTCGGCTGGGTGGTGCCGGACGCGGGCGACGCGATCATGCTGGTGTCCATCGGCCTCTTCGGCGGCGTGGGGCAGATCCTGCTGACCCAGAGCTATCGCTATGCGGATGCGTCGACCATCGCGCCCTTCGACTATACGACGATGCTGTGGACGGTGATCGTCGGCTGGGCGGTCTTCGCGGAACTGCCGACCATCGAGGTGCTGATCGGCGCCGTCTTCGTCATCGGCGCCGGGGTCTTCGTCATCTATCGCGAGAGCCGGCTCGGGCTCGACCGCTCGAAGGAGCGGCGCACCACCACGCCGTCCAAGGCGTGA
- a CDS encoding xanthine dehydrogenase family protein molybdopterin-binding subunit, with amino-acid sequence MNDMAPGKFGIGAPVRRKEDVALVTGHGCYTDDIQPEGALRCHVLRASMAHARIALGDLSEARAAPGVALILTADDITDLGLMPTKANVTQPDGTKAEVPPRPVLARDIVRHIGEPIAFVVADTIANAKSAAELIEVDYEPLDAIVDTAQALAPDAPLVWPERGSNLAFTVEMGDAEATRQAFEAAHHVTRIEIVNNRLVCNYMEPRGCIGEYDAASGRYTLTAGTQGGHGMRGVIAGDILGIDAADLRVITPDVGGGFGTKNFVYPEYPLALVAAKRLGVPVKWVSERTEHFLADAHGRDNVTAAEVAMDETGRFLGLRIDLVAAMGAYLHQYGPFIPNIGMTMSTGLYDIPALHAKLKGVYTNTIPTDAYRGAGRPEAAYVLERLVDRAAAEMDLAPAEIRRRNFIPPENLPYTTPTGRMYDTGDFAAHMDIALKTADWDGFEARAQAAAERGLYRGIGLATYIEACAFAGSEEATVELGQDGSLTLLIGTQSNGQGHATAYGQIIAEQFGVDLDAITMIQGDTDRVRRGGGTGGSRSIPIGLPSVLEASKSLVKKIKDLAADKLEAGVEDLELMDGAVRVVGTDRAVTLAEIAAAAPEPLSGREAVKQAEATYPNGTHVCEVEIDPETGDTRIVDYVIVDDFGVTVNPLLLAGQVHGGAVQAIGQALMEHTVFDEDGQLVTASFLDYQMPRAADIPDFRFQTHNVPSTTNALGIKGAGEAGTIGGCPAVMNAVNDALRRGAGVQHIDMPATPFRVWQAIAAARS; translated from the coding sequence ATGAACGACATGGCACCCGGCAAGTTCGGCATCGGCGCGCCGGTGCGGCGCAAGGAAGACGTTGCGCTTGTCACCGGGCATGGTTGCTACACCGACGACATCCAGCCCGAGGGCGCCCTGCGCTGCCACGTGCTGCGCGCCTCCATGGCGCATGCGCGCATTGCGCTGGGCGATCTGTCGGAGGCGCGCGCCGCGCCCGGCGTGGCGCTGATCCTGACGGCCGACGACATCACGGACCTCGGCCTGATGCCGACCAAGGCGAATGTCACGCAGCCCGACGGCACCAAGGCGGAGGTGCCCCCGCGCCCGGTGCTGGCGCGCGACATCGTGCGCCACATCGGCGAGCCGATCGCCTTCGTGGTGGCCGACACGATCGCCAACGCCAAGTCGGCGGCGGAGCTGATCGAGGTGGATTACGAGCCGCTCGACGCCATCGTCGACACCGCCCAGGCCCTTGCGCCCGACGCGCCGCTGGTGTGGCCGGAGCGGGGCTCGAACCTCGCCTTCACCGTGGAAATGGGCGACGCGGAGGCGACCCGACAGGCCTTCGAGGCCGCGCATCACGTGACGCGGATCGAGATCGTCAACAACCGGCTGGTGTGCAACTACATGGAACCGCGCGGCTGCATCGGCGAATATGATGCGGCGAGCGGGCGCTACACGCTCACCGCCGGCACCCAGGGCGGCCACGGCATGCGCGGTGTCATCGCCGGCGACATCCTCGGCATCGACGCGGCCGATCTCCGGGTGATCACGCCCGATGTCGGCGGCGGGTTCGGCACCAAGAATTTCGTCTATCCCGAGTATCCGCTGGCGCTGGTCGCGGCGAAGCGGCTCGGCGTGCCGGTCAAATGGGTCAGCGAGCGCACGGAGCATTTCCTGGCCGACGCGCACGGGCGCGACAATGTCACGGCGGCCGAGGTCGCCATGGACGAGACCGGCCGGTTCCTCGGTCTGCGCATCGATCTCGTCGCTGCGATGGGCGCCTATCTGCACCAGTACGGGCCGTTCATTCCCAACATCGGCATGACCATGTCGACGGGCCTCTATGATATTCCCGCCCTGCATGCCAAGCTCAAGGGCGTCTACACCAACACGATCCCGACCGACGCCTATCGCGGGGCCGGACGGCCCGAGGCGGCCTATGTGCTGGAGCGGCTGGTGGACAGGGCGGCGGCCGAGATGGACCTGGCGCCGGCGGAGATCCGGCGGCGCAATTTCATCCCGCCGGAAAATCTGCCCTACACCACGCCGACCGGGCGGATGTACGACACCGGCGATTTCGCCGCGCATATGGACATCGCGCTGAAGACGGCGGACTGGGACGGCTTCGAGGCGCGCGCGCAAGCCGCGGCCGAGCGGGGGCTCTATCGCGGCATCGGCCTTGCGACCTACATCGAGGCCTGCGCCTTCGCCGGCTCGGAGGAGGCCACGGTGGAACTGGGGCAGGACGGCTCGCTGACGCTGCTGATCGGCACCCAGTCGAACGGCCAGGGCCACGCCACCGCCTACGGCCAGATCATCGCCGAGCAGTTCGGCGTCGACCTCGATGCGATCACCATGATCCAGGGCGATACCGACCGGGTGCGCCGGGGCGGGGGAACGGGCGGATCGCGCTCGATCCCCATCGGTCTGCCGTCGGTGCTCGAGGCGTCGAAATCGCTGGTCAAGAAGATCAAGGATCTCGCCGCCGACAAGCTGGAGGCGGGGGTCGAGGATCTGGAGCTCATGGACGGCGCGGTGCGCGTCGTGGGCACCGACCGGGCGGTGACGCTTGCCGAGATCGCCGCAGCGGCGCCCGAGCCCCTGTCGGGCCGCGAGGCGGTCAAGCAGGCGGAGGCAACCTATCCCAACGGCACGCATGTCTGCGAGGTGGAGATCGATCCCGAGACCGGCGACACGCGGATCGTCGACTATGTGATCGTCGACGACTTCGGCGTCACCGTGAACCCGCTGCTGCTCGCCGGACAGGTGCACGGCGGGGCGGTGCAAGCCATCGGGCAGGCGTTGATGGAGCACACGGTGTTCGACGAGGACGGGCAGCTGGTGACCGCCTCCTTCCTCGACTACCAGATGCCGCGCGCCGCCGATATTCCGGACTTCCGTTTCCAGACTCACAATGTGCCATCGACCACCAATGCGCTTGGCATCAAGGGGGCGGGCGAGGCCGGCACCATCGGCGGCTGCCCGGCGGTGATGAATGCGGTCAACGACGCGCTGCGGCGCGGCGCGGGCGTCCAGCATATCGACATGCCGGCCACGCCGTTCCGCGTGTGGCAGGCCATCGCCGCCGCGCGGTCCTGA
- a CDS encoding DMT family transporter, with translation MLPSPARSRLAERYAAAGARLSRLPGNVRGALWMLLAGLFLTVMVTLIKLLGQRLPVAEIVLLRQIVMGAIIAPTILRGLPGSLATRFPHLHAVRVICAAVAMLAGFTAVVHLPLADATAIAFSKTFFITIFAILFLGETVGRHRWSATLIGFLGVIVILRPGTAGIDLYAGLAVVSAAAAAVVMTVIRKLSQQERPVTILTYQVVFVGLIMLPIALYAWVPPTLSELGILVVVGIVSWAGQMCNIRAFRAGEASAIAALDYVRLLYATLIGFLVFGDLPALATYAGAALIIAGSLYTMWRETVLGREVASRDGIRPDGP, from the coding sequence ATGCTGCCCTCCCCCGCGCGCTCCCGGCTGGCCGAGCGATACGCGGCCGCCGGTGCCCGGCTGTCGCGCCTGCCGGGCAACGTGCGCGGCGCCTTGTGGATGCTGCTGGCCGGTCTGTTTCTCACGGTCATGGTGACGCTGATCAAGCTGCTGGGCCAGCGCCTGCCCGTCGCCGAGATCGTGCTGCTGCGCCAGATCGTGATGGGCGCGATCATCGCGCCGACGATCCTGCGCGGCCTGCCGGGATCGCTCGCGACGAGGTTCCCGCATCTTCACGCCGTGCGCGTGATCTGCGCGGCGGTCGCCATGCTCGCCGGCTTCACCGCCGTGGTGCATCTGCCGCTGGCCGATGCCACGGCCATCGCCTTTTCCAAGACGTTCTTCATCACCATCTTCGCGATCCTGTTCCTCGGCGAGACGGTCGGCCGCCACCGCTGGAGCGCGACCCTCATCGGCTTTCTCGGCGTCATCGTCATCCTGCGTCCGGGCACGGCCGGCATCGATCTCTACGCCGGGCTCGCGGTGGTGAGCGCGGCCGCGGCGGCCGTGGTGATGACCGTCATCCGCAAGCTGTCGCAGCAGGAACGCCCGGTCACCATCCTGACCTATCAGGTGGTCTTCGTCGGCCTGATCATGCTGCCCATCGCGCTGTATGCCTGGGTGCCGCCGACGCTTTCGGAACTGGGCATTCTGGTGGTGGTCGGGATCGTGTCCTGGGCCGGTCAGATGTGCAACATCCGCGCGTTTCGCGCCGGCGAGGCCTCCGCGATCGCCGCCCTCGACTATGTGCGCCTGCTCTATGCGACGCTCATCGGCTTTCTGGTCTTCGGCGACCTTCCGGCGCTGGCGACCTATGCCGGGGCGGCGCTGATCATCGCCGGCTCGCTCTACACCATGTGGCGCGAGACGGTCCTCGGCCGCGAGGTCGCCAGCCGCGACGGCATCCGCCCGGACGGCCCGTGA
- a CDS encoding helix-turn-helix transcriptional regulator: protein MTADLPTYLTTREMADLLRVKERKIYDLAAAGEIPHSRATGKLLFPRDVVLAWIDNASETPSPDAARPPVVLGSHDPLLEWALRESGSGLAALFDGSLDGLDRFEQGEGIATGLHVVQDEGWNTDIVTRRFRFQPVVLVQWAWRNRGVIVPPGNPLGLARLADLQGRKVVRRQPQAGSQLLLDRMLGDEGIAPEEASNGGAAVARDEREAALAVLDGRADAAFGLEASAHQFKLDFVPLCEERFDLVVARREWFEPPFQALVAFTRTAAFRDMAEALGGYRTEGIWTPLFNGG, encoded by the coding sequence ATGACCGCCGACCTGCCGACCTATCTCACCACGCGCGAGATGGCGGACCTGCTTCGCGTCAAGGAGCGCAAGATCTACGATCTGGCGGCGGCCGGCGAGATCCCGCATTCCCGCGCCACCGGAAAGCTGCTGTTTCCTCGCGACGTCGTGCTCGCCTGGATCGACAACGCCAGCGAGACGCCGTCGCCGGACGCGGCCCGTCCGCCGGTGGTGCTGGGCAGTCACGACCCCTTGCTCGAGTGGGCGCTGCGCGAGTCCGGATCCGGGCTCGCGGCGCTCTTCGACGGCAGTCTCGACGGGCTCGACCGGTTCGAACAGGGTGAGGGCATCGCAACCGGCCTGCATGTCGTCCAGGACGAGGGCTGGAACACGGACATCGTGACCCGGCGCTTCCGCTTCCAGCCCGTCGTTCTCGTGCAATGGGCGTGGCGCAACCGGGGTGTCATCGTGCCGCCGGGCAATCCGCTGGGGCTCGCCCGGCTTGCCGATTTGCAGGGCCGCAAGGTGGTGCGGCGCCAGCCGCAGGCCGGCAGCCAGCTGCTGCTGGACCGCATGCTGGGCGACGAGGGGATCGCGCCCGAGGAGGCCTCCAACGGTGGCGCGGCGGTCGCCCGCGACGAGCGCGAGGCGGCGCTCGCCGTGCTCGACGGGCGCGCCGACGCGGCCTTCGGGCTGGAGGCCTCGGCGCATCAGTTCAAGCTCGATTTCGTGCCGCTGTGCGAGGAACGCTTCGATCTGGTGGTCGCGCGGCGCGAGTGGTTCGAGCCGCCGTTCCAGGCGCTCGTCGCCTTCACCCGCACGGCCGCATTCCGCGACATGGCGGAGGCGCTCGGCGGCTACCGCACCGAGGGCATCTGGACGCCGCTCTTCAACGGCGGATAG
- a CDS encoding long-chain fatty acid--CoA ligase, translating into MDFLGRGWTYDEIGAMSQRVAAGLQAMGLGKGDKVGLCLPNTPYYTVFYFAVLRIGGIVVNFNPLYVEREISFQARDSGARIMVTLDLKVIYDKVEEVRREGALDTIVVCPMADILPQPKKLLFTLFKGKERASIPEDAAHPRFADVMAKGRGAPRDAEIDPLTDIAVLQYTGGTTGVPKGAMLTHANLSANIEQMRTIFSAAEPGREKMLCVLPFFHVFAMTVAQNLSVVLGAEMVLLPRFELKMLLDTIKRKQITLFPGVPTIYTAINTAEMTKKYDLTSIKLCLSGGAPLPVEVKTQFETMTGCYLVEGYGLTEAAPVVAANPLDENRRAGSIGLAVPGTVVGFRDLEDLTKDVAEGEKGELVVSGPQVMAGYYNRPDETARTLEHGVLHTGDVGYRDADGFIYLVDRIKDLILCSGYNVYPRVIEEAIYQHPAVEETIVIAIPDKYRGQTPKAFVKLREGTALTATELKTFLKDHLSSIEMPHEVEFRDSLPKTMVGKLSKKELVEEEEAKRAAQAAEAAAG; encoded by the coding sequence ATGGATTTTCTCGGGCGCGGCTGGACCTATGACGAGATCGGGGCGATGTCGCAGCGCGTCGCCGCCGGATTGCAGGCGATGGGGCTGGGCAAGGGCGACAAGGTCGGGCTGTGTCTGCCCAACACGCCCTATTACACGGTGTTCTATTTCGCGGTGCTGCGCATCGGCGGCATCGTGGTGAACTTCAATCCGCTCTATGTGGAGCGCGAGATCTCCTTCCAGGCGCGCGATTCCGGCGCGCGGATCATGGTCACGCTCGACCTCAAGGTGATTTACGACAAGGTGGAGGAGGTGCGCCGGGAAGGCGCGCTCGACACCATCGTCGTCTGCCCGATGGCCGACATCCTGCCGCAGCCCAAGAAGCTGCTGTTCACGCTGTTCAAGGGCAAGGAGCGCGCGAGCATCCCCGAGGACGCCGCGCATCCGCGCTTCGCGGACGTGATGGCGAAGGGGCGCGGGGCGCCGCGCGACGCGGAGATCGATCCGCTGACCGACATCGCCGTGCTGCAATACACCGGCGGCACCACGGGCGTGCCCAAGGGCGCGATGCTGACCCATGCCAATCTGTCGGCCAACATCGAGCAGATGCGCACGATCTTTTCCGCCGCCGAGCCGGGCAGGGAGAAGATGCTCTGCGTGCTGCCCTTCTTCCACGTCTTCGCGATGACGGTGGCGCAGAACCTCTCCGTCGTGCTCGGCGCGGAGATGGTGCTGCTGCCGCGGTTCGAGCTGAAGATGCTGCTCGACACCATCAAGCGGAAGCAGATCACGCTGTTTCCCGGCGTGCCGACCATCTACACGGCGATCAACACCGCGGAGATGACGAAGAAATACGACCTCACCTCGATCAAGCTGTGCCTGTCGGGCGGCGCGCCGCTGCCGGTCGAGGTCAAGACGCAGTTCGAGACGATGACCGGATGCTATCTGGTGGAGGGCTACGGGCTGACCGAGGCCGCGCCCGTGGTCGCCGCCAATCCGCTCGACGAGAACCGCCGGGCCGGATCGATCGGCCTCGCGGTGCCGGGCACGGTCGTCGGCTTCCGCGATCTGGAGGATCTGACGAAGGACGTGGCCGAGGGCGAGAAGGGCGAACTGGTGGTCAGCGGACCGCAGGTCATGGCCGGCTATTACAACCGTCCGGACGAGACCGCGCGCACGCTCGAACACGGGGTGCTGCACACCGGAGACGTCGGCTATCGCGACGCGGACGGGTTCATCTATCTGGTCGACCGCATCAAGGACCTCATCCTGTGCTCGGGCTACAACGTCTATCCGCGCGTCATCGAGGAGGCGATCTACCAGCATCCGGCGGTCGAGGAGACCATCGTGATCGCCATCCCCGACAAGTACCGGGGGCAGACGCCCAAGGCCTTCGTCAAGCTGCGCGAGGGCACGGCGCTGACGGCGACCGAGCTCAAGACCTTCCTCAAGGACCACCTGTCGTCGATCGAGATGCCGCATGAGGTGGAGTTCCGCGACAGCCTGCCCAAGACCATGGTCGGCAAGCTGTCGAAGAAGGAGCTCGTCGAGGAGGAAGAGGCGAAGCGCGCCGCCCAGGCGGCCGAGGCGGCCGCCGGGTGA
- the ade gene encoding adenine deaminase, with amino-acid sequence MEETSGAAKRNAPHDAAFLARAIAAGRGEVPADLVVRDVRLFSVIDGSTTATDIAIVGDRIVGTHGQYNGRAEIDGGGRIVVPGFIDTHLHVESSLVTPLEFDRCVLPRGVTTAICDPHEIANVLGVDGIRYFLEASERTVMDLRVNLSSCVPATAFETAGARLEIDDIAPLADHPKVIGLAEFMNFPGVLARDPQVLAKLAAFQDGHIDGHAPLLSGLDLNGYLAARIRTDHEATTAEEAREKLAKGMSILIREGSVSKDLDALAEVLTPDTASFVALCTDDRNPLDIAEEGHLDSMIRRLIAKGVRPQDAYRAASWSAATAFGLRDRGLVAPGWRADLVLLDDLETCAVASVIAGGRVADAAAFAVRPPLAPIGLASVHLRALSAADFRVEAGSANAHAVIGVVPGRIITEHLTRTLPQRDGAAVADPAGDIAKVAVVERHGRTGGIGRGFVAGFGLQRGAIASSVGHDSHNVCVVGADDASMATAVNRIAALQGGFVVADGDQVLAELALPLAGLMSLAPFEEVRHALEDLRGAARDLGCTLPEPFLQVAFLPLPVIPHLKITDKGLFDVDRFQLVEAGAASDG; translated from the coding sequence ATGGAAGAGACCTCCGGTGCAGCGAAGCGAAACGCGCCGCACGACGCGGCGTTCCTGGCCCGCGCCATCGCAGCCGGCCGGGGCGAGGTGCCGGCCGATCTGGTCGTGCGCGACGTGCGGCTCTTCTCGGTGATCGACGGGTCGACGACCGCAACCGACATCGCCATCGTCGGCGACCGCATCGTCGGCACGCATGGGCAGTACAACGGACGGGCTGAGATCGACGGCGGCGGTCGCATCGTCGTGCCGGGCTTCATCGACACGCATCTGCATGTGGAATCCTCCCTCGTCACGCCGCTGGAGTTCGACCGCTGCGTGCTGCCGCGCGGCGTCACCACGGCGATCTGCGATCCGCATGAAATCGCCAATGTTCTGGGCGTCGACGGCATCCGTTACTTCCTGGAGGCGAGCGAGCGCACGGTGATGGACCTGCGCGTGAACCTCTCCTCCTGCGTGCCGGCGACTGCCTTCGAAACGGCAGGGGCGCGGCTGGAGATCGACGACATCGCGCCGCTCGCCGATCATCCCAAGGTGATCGGTCTGGCGGAATTCATGAATTTTCCGGGTGTTCTGGCGCGCGATCCGCAGGTGCTCGCCAAGCTCGCCGCCTTCCAGGACGGGCACATCGACGGCCATGCGCCGCTGCTCTCCGGTCTCGATCTCAACGGCTATCTCGCCGCGCGCATCCGCACCGACCATGAGGCGACGACGGCCGAGGAGGCGCGCGAGAAACTCGCCAAGGGCATGAGCATTCTGATCCGCGAAGGGTCGGTCTCGAAGGATCTCGATGCGCTCGCCGAGGTGCTGACCCCGGACACGGCCTCCTTCGTGGCGCTGTGCACCGACGACCGCAATCCGCTGGACATCGCGGAGGAGGGCCATCTCGACAGCATGATCCGCCGGCTGATCGCGAAAGGCGTGCGCCCGCAGGACGCCTATCGCGCGGCGAGCTGGTCGGCGGCCACCGCCTTCGGCCTGCGCGACCGGGGGCTGGTCGCGCCGGGCTGGCGCGCCGATCTCGTGCTGCTCGACGATCTGGAAACCTGCGCCGTGGCCAGCGTGATTGCCGGCGGGCGGGTCGCCGATGCGGCCGCCTTCGCGGTCCGCCCGCCGCTTGCGCCCATCGGCCTCGCCAGCGTGCATCTGCGTGCCCTGTCGGCCGCAGACTTTCGCGTGGAGGCGGGATCGGCGAATGCGCATGCGGTGATCGGCGTGGTGCCGGGCCGGATCATCACCGAGCATCTGACCCGCACGCTGCCCCAGCGCGACGGCGCGGCCGTCGCCGATCCGGCAGGGGACATCGCCAAGGTCGCCGTGGTCGAGCGTCACGGCAGGACCGGCGGCATCGGGCGCGGCTTCGTCGCCGGCTTCGGCCTGCAACGCGGCGCGATCGCCTCCTCGGTCGGGCACGACAGCCACAATGTCTGCGTCGTCGGCGCGGACGATGCGTCGATGGCCACCGCCGTTAACCGGATCGCCGCGCTTCAGGGCGGGTTCGTCGTGGCGGACGGAGATCAGGTGCTGGCGGAGCTCGCCCTGCCGCTCGCCGGGCTGATGAGCCTCGCCCCCTTCGAGGAGGTGCGCCATGCGCTGGAAGACTTGCGCGGCGCCGCGCGCGATCTCGGCTGCACGCTGCCCGAGCCCTTCCTGCAGGTCGCCTTCCTGCCGCTGCCGGTGATTCCGCATCTCAAGATCACCGACAAGGGCCTGTTCGACGTCGACCGCTTCCAACTCGTGGAGGCGGGCGCGGCTTCGGACGGCTGA